One genomic region from Rhizomicrobium palustre encodes:
- a CDS encoding aldo/keto reductase: MKFRLLGKSGLKVSDIGHGLWGMGAWSGSDDADSKQALRWSIEGGCNFFDSAFVYGDGKSDHLIGEVAGEFPGKNLILASKIPPADFSWPSKPENPLHKIFPRAHVIEYAEKIKTAFGRPIDLLQFHVWEDVWAKEAEWKETVAELKETGLIRAFGLSLNRWQPWNGLAAIETGLIDSVQVIYNIFDQAPEDELFPACRKHNVGVIARVPLDEGSLGGKLTQDTRFPDTDWRARYFNAENLAKTLPRIDALKALLPEGMSLPELALRFILSEPAVSTLIAGMRKKEHVEANLSYSDKGALPPALIDALRAHRWDRAQKPVV; this comes from the coding sequence ATGAAGTTTCGGTTGCTTGGAAAATCCGGCCTGAAGGTCAGCGACATCGGCCACGGCCTTTGGGGGATGGGGGCGTGGAGCGGTTCGGATGACGCCGACAGCAAGCAAGCGCTGCGCTGGTCTATCGAAGGCGGCTGCAATTTCTTTGATAGTGCATTCGTCTATGGCGACGGCAAAAGCGATCACTTGATCGGCGAAGTTGCTGGCGAATTCCCCGGTAAAAACCTGATCCTCGCCTCCAAGATTCCGCCCGCCGATTTCTCCTGGCCGAGCAAGCCGGAAAACCCGCTGCACAAGATTTTCCCTCGCGCACATGTGATTGAATATGCCGAGAAGATCAAAACCGCCTTCGGCCGCCCCATCGACCTGTTGCAGTTCCATGTCTGGGAAGATGTCTGGGCCAAGGAAGCCGAATGGAAGGAAACGGTCGCCGAGTTGAAAGAGACCGGCCTCATCCGCGCCTTCGGCCTGAGTCTCAACCGCTGGCAGCCCTGGAATGGCCTTGCCGCGATCGAGACTGGGCTCATCGATAGTGTGCAGGTCATCTACAACATTTTCGACCAGGCGCCCGAAGACGAGCTTTTCCCCGCCTGCCGCAAGCATAATGTCGGTGTGATCGCACGCGTGCCGCTGGACGAAGGCAGCCTTGGTGGCAAGCTGACGCAGGATACGCGCTTCCCCGATACCGATTGGCGCGCCCGCTATTTCAACGCCGAAAACCTCGCCAAGACTCTGCCCCGCATCGATGCATTGAAGGCGCTGCTGCCGGAAGGAATGAGTCTTCCTGAACTCGCGCTGCGGTTCATTTTGAGCGAGCCCGCCGTCTCCACCCTGATCGCGGGCATGCGCAAGAAGGAACATGTGGAGGCGAATTTGTCCTATTCGGACAAGGGAGCGTTACCACCCGCACTTATTGATGCGCTGCGTGCGCATCGCTGGGATCGCGCACAAAAACCGGTTGTGTGA
- a CDS encoding sodium/sugar symporter, with protein sequence MTHHGLQTTDIVVVCLYFLFIFVLAQLVSREKKGHQKDSKDYFLASRALPWWAIGTSLIAANISAEQIIGMSGSGYAIGLAIASYEWMAALTLLIVGVFFLPVFLKNEIYTMPEFLKRRYGKNIQFVMAIFWLALYVFVNLTSILWLGATAFSTVTGLTQDQSILILAAFTGAYALYGGLKAIAMTDVVQVSMLVLGGMVIVFISLTHVSGDVSLMGAVAGFQQLLVKVPNDHFHMILKPDNPYFKDLPGLSVIFGGMWVANLSYWGFNQYIIQRGLAAKSIHEAQKGIVLAAFLKLLIPLLVVVPGIAALIIAPGIKNDQAYPTLMTLLPPGLLGIVFAALIAAIIASLGSKVNSIATIFTMDVFKTFNKDASEKKLVVTGRITAITALVIAVLVAKPLLGGFDQAFQFIQEFSGFFTPGICVIFLLGLFWKRATEAGAIAAGVGSVALSVYYKFFQADVPFMNRMGYIFLMCTALAVIFSLLQKPKPENVTVDVQNVDYSTTTSFKIAAGAIVAILIALYATWW encoded by the coding sequence ATGACCCACCACGGATTACAGACGACGGATATCGTCGTCGTCTGTCTCTATTTCCTTTTCATTTTCGTGCTGGCCCAATTGGTCAGCCGCGAAAAGAAAGGCCACCAGAAAGACTCTAAGGACTACTTCCTGGCCAGCCGTGCGTTGCCCTGGTGGGCTATCGGCACATCGCTGATCGCCGCCAACATCTCAGCCGAACAGATCATCGGCATGTCGGGCTCGGGTTATGCCATCGGCCTCGCCATCGCGTCCTATGAATGGATGGCGGCGCTGACGCTTTTGATCGTCGGCGTCTTCTTCCTGCCGGTGTTCCTGAAGAACGAAATCTACACCATGCCGGAGTTCCTGAAGCGCCGGTATGGCAAGAACATCCAGTTCGTGATGGCGATCTTCTGGCTTGCCCTCTACGTCTTTGTGAACCTGACCTCGATCCTGTGGCTGGGCGCGACCGCCTTCTCCACCGTGACCGGGCTGACGCAAGATCAATCCATCCTCATCCTCGCCGCATTTACCGGCGCCTATGCGTTGTACGGCGGGCTTAAAGCCATCGCCATGACGGATGTGGTGCAGGTTTCGATGCTGGTTCTGGGCGGCATGGTGATCGTGTTCATCTCGCTCACCCATGTTTCGGGCGATGTCAGCCTGATGGGCGCGGTGGCCGGTTTCCAGCAGCTTCTGGTCAAGGTGCCGAACGACCACTTCCACATGATCCTGAAGCCGGACAATCCCTACTTTAAGGATCTGCCGGGCCTTTCGGTGATCTTCGGCGGCATGTGGGTGGCGAACCTCTCCTATTGGGGCTTCAACCAGTACATCATCCAGCGCGGCCTGGCGGCCAAGTCCATCCACGAAGCCCAGAAGGGTATCGTGCTGGCGGCTTTCTTGAAGCTGCTCATTCCGCTTCTGGTCGTGGTGCCGGGTATTGCCGCCCTCATCATCGCCCCGGGCATCAAGAACGACCAAGCCTATCCGACGCTGATGACCCTGCTGCCCCCGGGCCTGCTCGGCATCGTCTTTGCGGCCCTGATCGCGGCGATCATCGCCTCCTTGGGCTCCAAGGTGAACTCGATCGCGACCATCTTCACCATGGACGTGTTCAAGACCTTCAACAAAGACGCCAGCGAAAAGAAGCTGGTGGTCACCGGCCGCATCACCGCCATCACCGCCCTTGTCATTGCGGTCTTGGTGGCCAAGCCCTTGCTTGGCGGCTTTGATCAGGCCTTCCAGTTCATTCAGGAGTTCTCGGGCTTCTTCACCCCGGGCATCTGCGTGATCTTCCTCTTGGGCCTGTTCTGGAAGCGGGCGACGGAAGCGGGCGCGATTGCAGCGGGCGTCGGTTCGGTGGCGCTCTCGGTCTATTATAAGTTCTTCCAGGCCGACGTGCCCTTCATGAACCGCATGGGCTACATCTTCCTGATGTGCACGGCCCTCGCCGTGATCTTCTCGCTGCTGCAGAAGCCAAAGCCCGAAAACGTGACGGTGGATGTGCAGAACGTCGATTACTCCACCACCACCTCGTTCAAGATCGCGGCTGGCGCCATCGTCGCCATCCTGATCGCGCTCTACGCCACCTGGTGGTAA